The segment ATTCCACAAATTCATTGGATATATTACAGGGAGCATCGAAAATTTACTCTTTCATCCTACGACGCAAAAAGGTCATCGTTATTCATGAAATGaatctggaatttttcaaattggacaTCATGCAAAACGAAACCGTTAAGAAAGCGTTCCAACCGAGTGTCCAATTGAATCATATCCTTCTGACGCTAACCATATATGGATATATCGGTCTTGTTGCGATAATTGCTTTGGCACCGGAGTTGTATGGTTTGATTATATCCAAGTACATACTTCCCTTCGGTTTTGAGATCATCCATTCGGACGCCGGTTTTGCGTATGCTATCAACAGTTGGTTTCAAGTCAATTGCACTTACTATGTTGCGTTTCTGACGACGGTCACCGATGGAACATTTATCCTTTATCTCCTTAATGCCACTGGGCAAATAGATGCCATCGTAGAGCTTCTTCACGAGCTGGACGACATAATGATGGAGGAGCACGAGGAGCAGAAAATCGACGAGCAATTGCAAAAAATCATCACGATTCACAAACATCATCAGCTGTACATGAGAAAAGTGGAACATTTATTCAACTTGTACTTTCTGATTTCGATTGCCTCGCTTTGCTTCAACATGTCAATCTCGTTGGCCGCTTTCGTTCTGGTAAGTGCCTTGTGA is part of the Aedes aegypti strain LVP_AGWG unplaced genomic scaffold, AaegL5.0 Primary Assembly AGWG_AaegL5_hic_scaff_2325_PBJ_arrow, whole genome shotgun sequence genome and harbors:
- the LOC5565735 gene encoding uncharacterized protein LOC5565735 — protein: MNLEFFKLDIMQNETVKKAFQPSVQLNHILLTLTIYGYIGLVAIIALAPELYGLIISKYILPFGFEIIHSDAGFAYAINSWFQVNCTYYVAFLTTVTDGTFILYLLNATGQIDAIVELLHELDDIMMEEHEEQKIDEQLQKIITIHKHHQLYMRKVEHLFNLYFLISIASLCFNMSISLAAFVLIDWYLGVVVFCFASSQIFYMCFLGSYYETKSEFLITEIGSFDWYKLSVKNQKMVKFILATSQSPILVTAIMENLNVAAYLKIHKTVYSGIMLLLRVKD